gtgtgatcttgacccATTGCAATccccatttcctgggttcaagcaattctcgtgcctcagcctccaagctagcttggattacaggcgtgtggcaccatacccggctaatttttgtaattttagtagagacagggttctgcagtgttggccaggcttgtctcaaactcttggcctcaagcaatccgcctacctcggccttccatagtgctgggataaaggtgtgaggcactgtgagAGCCAGGGCCCTGCCTTTATAACCTCATttaacctgtttttgtttttgttttttttttgagacagagtcttactctgtcacccaggctggagtacagtggtgcgatctcggctcacggcaacctccgcctcttgggttcaagtgattctcctgcctcagcctcctgagtagctaggattacaggcatgcacccgctgcacctggctaatttttgtattttttagtagagacatggtttcgccatgtttgtcaggctggtcttgaacccctggcctcaggtgatccgcccacctcggtctcccaaagtacaaggattacaggcatgagccacagctcccagcctatcatttaaccttaattacctctttaaatacCCTATCTCTAAATAGTCACACCCACACCAGGGGTTGAGCACTTCAACGTGTGAATTTGTgcaggacacaattcagtccataacatccccctaatttttaaaaaataaaaatgtttttaaggagTGTCTTTTATGTGTCTCTGTGACCAGGTCCCGCTGCCTTGATGGATTATACACTTGACCCCAGCATGACAACAATGACCGACTACTACTACCCTGATAGCCTCTCAAGCCCCTGTGATGGAGAACTTATCCAGAGAAACGACAAGTTGCTCCTTGCTGTCTTTTATTGCCTCCTGTTTGTATTCAGTCTTCTGGGAAACAGCCTGGTCATCCTGGTCCTTGTGGTCTGCAAGAAGCTGAGGAACATCACAGACATATACCTCTTGAACCTGGCCCTGTCTGACCTGCTTTttgtcttctccttcccctttcagACCTACTATCAGCTGGATCAGTGGGTGTTTGGGACTGTAATGTGCAAAGTGGTGtctggcttttattacattggcTTCTACAGCAGCATGTTTTTCATCACCCTCATGAGTGTGGACAGGTACCTGGCTGTTGTCCATGCCGTGTATGCCATAAAAGTGAGGACGATCAGGATGGGCACAACCCTGAGCCTGGTAGTATGGCTAACCGCCATTATGGCTACCATCCCATTGCTAGTGTTTTACCAAGTGGCCTCTGAAGATGGTGTTCTACAGTGTTATTCATTTTACAATCAACAGACTTTGAAGTGGAAGATCTTCACCAACTTTGAAATGAACATTTTAGGCTTGTTGATCCCATTCACCATCTTTATGTTCTGCTACATTAAAATCCTGCACCAGCTGAAGAGGtgtcaaaaccacaacaagaccAAGGCCATCAGGTTGGTGCTCATTGTGGTCATTGCATCTTTACTTTTCTGGGTCCCATTCAACGTGGTTCTTTTCCTCACTTCCTTGCACAGTATGCACATCTTGGATGGATGTAGCATAAGTCAACAACTGAATTATGCCACCCATGTCACAGAAATCATTTCCTTTACTCACTGCTGTGTGAACCCTGTTATCTATGCTTTTGTAGGGGAGAAGTTCAAGAAACACCTCtcagaaatatttcagaaaagttGCAGCCATATCTTCATCTACCTAGGAAGACAAATGCCTAGGGAGAGCTGTGAAAAGTCATCATCCTGCCAGCAGCACTCCTTCCGTTCCTCCAGCATAGACTACATTTTGTGAGGATCAATGAAGActaaatataaacacattttcttGAATGGCATGCTAGTAGCAGTGAGCAGAGGTGTGGGTGTGAAAGGTTTCCAAAAAAAGTTCAGCATGAAGAATGCCATATATGTTGTTGCCAACACTTGGAACACAATGACTAAAGACATAGTTGTGCATGCCTGGCACAACCTCAAGCCTGTGATTGTGTTTATTGATGATGCTGAACAAGTGGTAACTTTAAAGGATTCTGTGTGCCAAGTGAAAAGAAAAGATGTCTGACCTCCttacatatgcaaaaatataCCTCCAGAGCCTGTCGGTAGGCTGGAAGAAGTGGATATTGAAGTTTCCAGTTGTCTATTCATTGACTGATGGTGAAACAGCTGAAGTGATTCTGAATCAAGGTGATTGTGATTATAGTGACAATGAAGATGATGCTGTTAATACTGCATAAAAAGTGCCTGTCGATGACATGGTGAAAATATTTGACAGGCTTATGGAAGGACTAGAGCAGCATACATTCATAACAGAACAAGAAATTATGTCAGCTTATAAAATCAAACAGAGACTTCTAGACAAAAACCATTGTTGATGATGCCTCTAGAGGAGACGTTTAAAAGCCATCAAACAGAATGCCTTCCCTGGAGGACCCACTTCCTCATTCCTAAACTGtgtctgatgtttcttctcatgtaagaaataaaaaataaaaataaaataaaatatattggtatgtaactacaggaaaaaaataaaaaatatatagtggaTGGTAACCTTTCAATAAAAACTCAGTATCATAAGTAGAGACTGAAAGCTTACCGTTGTTGCTATTGTTTAACAGCTGATACAGGTATTCTGCTGATGCTACTGCTGCTTAGTTACCACGAACACATTGTTTTTTCACTATTAATGGTGTgtcatattttttacttttaagtacttatgtgtgagtaagtgtaagaaaatgattgcttatCAGTAGTATCAACGATTTACTCAATATCTGAATCACCTTGATTCAGAACCATTTCAGCTGTTTCACCATCAGTCAATGAATATCAGTCTCATTATTGATGTCAAAAACTTCAATATCCATTTCTTTCAGCCTACTGCAGACTCTGGAAGTAtatttttttgcatatgtaaggaggtcagacttttttttttcacttgacatACAGAATCCTTCAAAGTTACCACTAGTTCAACATCATCAGTAGACACAATCACAGGGCAGAGGTTGTGCCAGGCATGCACAACTACGTCTTTAGATTTTGTGTTCCAAGTGTTGGCAACAACATATATGGCATACTTCAGATAAGTTCAGAGTCAGGAAAGATGATGGTGCCAAACCGCCACAAATATTCTATTTGTGGGTGGCTGAGACAGTGACATCTTTGCTTTCtgatgattcaacatacacaaacttTGTTGCAtgcacaaaaattattaaaaattttggctgggcatggtggctcacccctgtaatcccagcactttgggagaccaaggcgggtagatcacttgaggtcaggagttcaagaccaacctggccaatatggtgaaattccatctctactaaaaatacaaaaattagcctttcTGCCTGTAAATGCCACCGAAGAAGCACCGTTAGAGTCTCTCTTCTCACTGCCATCATGTCTAAGTCAGAGTCTCCTAAAGAACCTGAACAGCTGAGGAAGATCTTCATTGGAGGGTTGAGCTTTGAAACAACCAATGAGAGCCTGAGGAGCCATTTTGAGCAACGGGGAACGCTCACGGACTGTGTGGTAATGAGAGATCCAAACACCAAGTGCTCCAGgggctttgggtttgtcacatatgccaCTGTGGAGGAGGTGGATGCAGCCATGAATGCAAGGCCACGCAAGGTAGATGGAAGAACTGTGAAACCAAAGAGAGCTGTCTCAAGAGAAGATTCTCAAAGATCAGGTGCACACTTAACTGTGAAAAAGAACTTTGTTCGTGGcattaaagaagacacagaagaaCATCACCTAAGAGATTATTTTGAACA
This sequence is a window from Macaca fascicularis isolate 582-1 chromosome 2, T2T-MFA8v1.1. Protein-coding genes within it:
- the CCR8 gene encoding C-C chemokine receptor type 8, with amino-acid sequence MDYTLDPSMTTMTDYYYPDSLSSPCDGELIQRNDKLLLAVFYCLLFVFSLLGNSLVILVLVVCKKLRNITDIYLLNLALSDLLFVFSFPFQTYYQLDQWVFGTVMCKVVSGFYYIGFYSSMFFITLMSVDRYLAVVHAVYAIKVRTIRMGTTLSLVVWLTAIMATIPLLVFYQVASEDGVLQCYSFYNQQTLKWKIFTNFEMNILGLLIPFTIFMFCYIKILHQLKRCQNHNKTKAIRLVLIVVIASLLFWVPFNVVLFLTSLHSMHILDGCSISQQLNYATHVTEIISFTHCCVNPVIYAFVGEKFKKHLSEIFQKSCSHIFIYLGRQMPRESCEKSSSCQQHSFRSSSIDYIL